The Sulfurimonas sp. genome contains a region encoding:
- a CDS encoding AI-2E family transporter has protein sequence MKPLYFVGVLFVTSLYWMYLLYAPFLLAMTIAALLAISTSNIQDIFLKYLKNRFYASMASAFLLAVLFFVPLGYFLITLSIELNNLDPQILMNIKQYILAKVENPPEYLAFAKPYILESVEKLDIASFGERALSYTGTVGAFSVGFLKNSFLIIIFYFFVLYNGEYIFTFLRRVVQMSVEESSILIKELSSVMGVVFYSIIVNAMFQGILFGLAISYIGYNGILFGVMYGFASLIPVIGGAVMWLPFMLFEFSLGNESNGIFIALYSVVMISIVADTFIKPLIIKEINKRLLKEDDARVDELVIFFAIIAGLATFGFWGMILGPAITALFLTLLKLFEARVKEF, from the coding sequence TTGAAGCCGCTATATTTCGTAGGTGTGCTTTTTGTCACATCTCTTTATTGGATGTATCTTTTATATGCGCCGTTTTTGCTTGCTATGACTATAGCCGCACTGCTTGCGATTTCGACTTCAAATATACAGGATATTTTTTTAAAATATTTAAAAAACAGATTTTATGCTTCGATGGCATCTGCATTTTTGTTGGCAGTTTTATTTTTCGTTCCTCTTGGATATTTTTTGATAACTCTAAGCATAGAGTTAAATAATTTGGATCCTCAAATTTTAATGAATATTAAACAGTATATATTGGCAAAAGTTGAAAATCCGCCTGAATATCTTGCGTTTGCAAAACCATATATATTAGAGAGTGTTGAAAAGTTGGATATTGCTTCATTCGGCGAGAGAGCGCTCTCTTATACCGGAACCGTAGGCGCATTTAGCGTCGGCTTTTTAAAAAATTCATTTCTGATAATAATTTTTTACTTTTTTGTTTTATATAACGGAGAGTATATTTTTACATTTTTAAGAAGAGTCGTTCAGATGTCCGTTGAAGAGAGTTCCATACTCATTAAAGAGCTTTCATCCGTTATGGGAGTGGTTTTTTACTCAATCATCGTAAATGCTATGTTTCAAGGTATTTTATTTGGATTGGCTATATCATATATCGGGTATAACGGTATTTTATTCGGCGTAATGTACGGATTTGCCTCACTGATTCCCGTTATAGGCGGAGCAGTTATGTGGCTCCCTTTTATGCTTTTTGAATTTTCGCTCGGAAATGAGTCAAACGGTATCTTTATAGCTCTGTATTCGGTGGTAATGATCTCAATTGTTGCGGATACTTTTATAAAACCGCTTATTATCAAAGAGATCAATAAAAGACTTCTCAAAGAAGATGATGCAAGGGTAGACGAGCTTGTGATTTTCTTTGCTATTATTGCAGGGCTTGCGACATTCGGTTTTTGGGGAATGATTTTAGGACCTGCAATAACGGCGCTTTTTTTAACGCTATTAAAGCTGTTTGAAGCAAGAGTTAAAGAGTTTTAG
- a CDS encoding lipid A biosynthesis lauroyl acyltransferase, protein MGFKLFLIFENFLMILPKKCRKSFFLFLAKLAYYLSPRYRNVGFINLDFTFGDTLSQKAKEEIVKYSFKNLLLNFLHLMEIRHMSKEDLAKKITVKNIQAVQKAHEEQRAVIFVTSHYCAWELGGAAIGAFAEPIAAVYKKMKNPYYQKWVLESRSHLGNKSLEKSNVIKPLIRLIKNGEACGILIDTGINQREGVEVQFLGKSTRQTSTPAYLARKYNAAIIPVIIKTEDEENFTLIFFDEIAVEKSDNEEEDIQKATQLQADWLTKIITDDPKFWFWIHRRFKGEHKEIYEKKG, encoded by the coding sequence ATGGGATTTAAACTTTTTTTAATATTTGAAAATTTTTTAATGATTTTGCCGAAAAAATGCAGAAAAAGTTTTTTTCTCTTTTTGGCAAAACTGGCATACTACCTATCTCCAAGATACAGAAATGTCGGATTTATAAATTTAGATTTTACATTCGGTGACACGCTTAGCCAAAAAGCCAAAGAGGAGATTGTTAAGTACAGCTTTAAAAACCTGCTGCTTAATTTTTTACATCTAATGGAAATCAGACATATGAGTAAAGAAGATTTGGCAAAAAAAATAACCGTAAAAAATATCCAAGCGGTGCAAAAAGCACATGAAGAGCAAAGAGCGGTAATATTCGTAACATCACACTACTGTGCTTGGGAGTTGGGCGGCGCGGCAATCGGAGCTTTTGCGGAACCGATAGCCGCCGTTTATAAAAAGATGAAAAATCCCTACTATCAAAAGTGGGTTTTAGAATCCCGCTCTCATCTTGGAAACAAATCATTAGAAAAATCAAATGTGATAAAACCTCTTATAAGGCTTATTAAAAACGGCGAGGCATGCGGTATTTTGATTGATACGGGTATCAATCAAAGAGAAGGTGTAGAAGTTCAGTTTTTGGGAAAAAGTACCCGTCAGACATCAACACCCGCATACTTGGCAAGAAAGTATAATGCGGCGATTATTCCCGTTATTATAAAAACGGAAGATGAGGAAAATTTCACTTTAATATTTTTTGACGAGATAGCCGTAGAGAAAAGCGATAACGAAGAGGAAGATATCCAAAAAGCGACTCAGCTTCAAGCAGATTGGCTTACAAAAATTATAACGGACGACCCAAAATTTTGGTTTTGGATACATCGCAGATTTAAAGGCGAACATAAAGAGATTTATGAAAAAAAAGGTTGA